A part of Micromonospora chersina genomic DNA contains:
- a CDS encoding ABC transporter substrate-binding protein: MVTFTRRRLAAVALVATTALLGATACGGGDDEAAADGPVTLTVDVFGQFGYEELYKEYMASHPNVKIVERGTGSNLDEYSPKLTQWLAAGKGAGDIVAIEEGLLVEYKANPQNFVNLLDHGAADLKGNFLDWKWNQGLTADGKQLIGLGTDVGGMAMCYRKDLFAKAGLPTDREAVSKLWPTWADYIKVGEQFKAKNTGASFLDAATNTFNTILLQTAGNTTGYSYYDTSNNLVVDSNPAVKQAYDTTMDIIDSGLSGKYGSWSEEWVSAFKQSKFATIACPAWMTGVIEGNAGPGAKGKWDIAQVPGNGGNWGGSFLAVPKQGKHQAEAIELAKFLTSAKGQIGAFKAKGPLPSSPQALADPAIVDSTNAYFSAAPVGKIFAEGAKSLKPVYMGPKNQAVRTEVENAVRTVELGKRSPEQGWTDAVGNAKKAAAK; encoded by the coding sequence ATGGTCACCTTCACGCGTCGCCGCCTGGCCGCGGTGGCCCTGGTCGCCACCACCGCGCTGCTGGGCGCCACCGCCTGCGGGGGCGGTGACGACGAGGCCGCCGCCGACGGCCCGGTCACGCTCACCGTCGACGTCTTCGGCCAGTTCGGCTACGAGGAGCTCTACAAGGAGTACATGGCCAGCCACCCCAACGTGAAGATCGTTGAGCGGGGCACCGGCAGCAACCTGGACGAGTACTCGCCGAAGCTCACCCAGTGGCTCGCCGCGGGCAAGGGCGCGGGCGACATCGTCGCCATCGAGGAGGGGCTGCTCGTCGAGTACAAGGCCAACCCGCAGAACTTCGTCAACCTGCTCGACCACGGCGCCGCCGACCTGAAGGGCAACTTCCTGGACTGGAAGTGGAACCAGGGGCTCACCGCCGACGGCAAGCAGCTCATCGGCCTCGGCACCGACGTCGGCGGCATGGCCATGTGCTACCGCAAGGACCTGTTCGCCAAGGCCGGCCTGCCCACCGACCGGGAGGCGGTCTCGAAGCTCTGGCCCACCTGGGCGGACTACATCAAGGTCGGCGAGCAGTTCAAGGCGAAGAACACCGGCGCCTCGTTCCTCGACGCCGCGACCAACACGTTCAACACCATCCTGCTCCAGACCGCCGGCAACACCACCGGCTACAGCTACTACGACACCAGCAACAACCTGGTCGTCGACAGCAACCCGGCGGTCAAGCAGGCGTACGACACCACCATGGACATCATCGACTCGGGCCTGTCCGGCAAGTACGGGTCGTGGTCGGAGGAGTGGGTCTCCGCGTTCAAGCAGTCGAAGTTCGCCACCATCGCCTGCCCGGCGTGGATGACAGGTGTCATCGAGGGCAACGCCGGCCCGGGCGCCAAGGGCAAGTGGGACATCGCCCAGGTCCCCGGCAACGGCGGCAACTGGGGCGGTTCCTTCCTCGCCGTGCCGAAGCAGGGCAAGCACCAGGCCGAGGCGATCGAGCTGGCGAAGTTCCTGACCAGCGCCAAGGGCCAGATCGGCGCGTTCAAGGCGAAGGGCCCGCTGCCCTCCTCCCCGCAGGCGCTGGCGGACCCGGCCATCGTCGACTCGACGAACGCGTACTTCTCCGCGGCCCCGGTCGGCAAGATCTTCGCCGAGGGCGCCAAGAGCCTGAAGCCGGTCTACATGGGCCCGAAGAACCAGGCCGTCCGGACCGAGGTGGAGAACGCCGTCCGCACCGTGGAGCTGGGCAAGCGCAGCCCGGAGCAGGGCTGGACCGACGCGGTCGGGAACGCCAAGAAGGCCGCTGCCAAGTAA
- a CDS encoding maleylpyruvate isomerase family mycothiol-dependent enzyme: MSRLHGTKDFWIGALRTEGPAFAAAVAEAPPETPVLSCPGWTVSDLAHHLTRVYVWVRTVVTAGTATRPERHDPEPPAGLTPAQWYGQEYERLLTLFEGLDPEAPAWNFAPQPKKAAFWPRRMAHETAVHRWDAQLAIGAGEPIEAKLAADGVSEVLDTWLPAGRRVQPGQWHGVVQLTATDAAQEWYLRLRGEGMALLDTATILDHDDHHARAQVTGTASDLLLAVMGRISFDALGVAGDRRLLDGLRVG, from the coding sequence ATGAGCAGACTGCACGGCACGAAGGACTTCTGGATCGGCGCGTTGCGGACGGAGGGTCCCGCCTTCGCCGCCGCCGTCGCGGAGGCGCCCCCCGAGACACCGGTGCTGTCCTGTCCCGGCTGGACGGTCTCCGACCTCGCCCACCACCTCACCCGGGTCTACGTGTGGGTCCGCACCGTGGTGACCGCCGGCACGGCCACCCGCCCGGAGCGGCACGACCCGGAGCCGCCGGCGGGCCTGACCCCGGCGCAGTGGTACGGCCAGGAGTACGAGCGGCTGCTCACGCTCTTCGAGGGGCTGGACCCGGAGGCCCCGGCCTGGAACTTCGCCCCGCAGCCGAAGAAGGCGGCCTTCTGGCCACGCCGGATGGCGCACGAGACCGCGGTGCACCGCTGGGACGCCCAGCTCGCCATCGGCGCGGGTGAGCCGATCGAGGCCAAGCTCGCGGCCGACGGGGTGAGCGAGGTGCTGGACACCTGGCTGCCGGCGGGCCGGCGGGTCCAGCCCGGCCAGTGGCACGGCGTGGTCCAGCTGACCGCCACCGACGCCGCCCAGGAGTGGTACCTGCGGCTGCGCGGCGAGGGGATGGCCCTGCTGGACACCGCGACGATCCTCGACCACGACGACCACCACGCCCGCGCGCAGGTCACCGGCACCGCCAGCGACCTGCTGCTGGCGGTGATGGGCCGGATCAGCTTCGACGCCCTCGGGGTGGCCGGCGACCGCCGCCTGCTCGACGGGCTGCGGGTGGGCTGA
- a CDS encoding UDP-N-acetylmuramate dehydrogenase, which yields MSDVYAEPTTGADPTDPATLARYTTLRLGGPAGRLEIATSADEIVRRVREAEAREQAVLLLAGGSNVVIGDQGFPGTVVLIRSRGFRVVAEDADTVTVRVEAGEPWDDLVAATVERGWSGLECLSGIPGSAGATPIQNVGAYGQEVAETIVAVEAYDRTGGAVVRIAAADCGFAYRGSIFKYSDRWVVLSVDFRLTRSPLSGPVRYAELARALGVEVGDRVPLADARATVRRLRAGKGMVLDAQDPDTWSVGSFFTNPVLEREAYELVRERAADLGEPPNWPCPGDTVKVSAAWLIDKAGFGKGYTGPEGVAISTKHTLALTNHTGTASTAALVALAREIRDGVNTRFGVTLHPEPVLINCTI from the coding sequence GTGTCAGACGTCTACGCCGAACCGACGACCGGAGCCGACCCGACCGACCCCGCCACCCTGGCGCGCTACACCACGCTGCGCCTCGGCGGCCCCGCCGGTCGGCTGGAGATCGCCACCAGCGCCGACGAGATCGTCCGGCGGGTGCGCGAGGCGGAGGCGCGGGAACAGGCCGTCCTCCTGCTGGCCGGCGGCAGCAACGTGGTGATCGGCGACCAGGGCTTCCCCGGCACCGTCGTGCTCATCCGCTCCCGGGGGTTCCGGGTGGTCGCCGAGGACGCCGACACCGTCACCGTACGGGTCGAGGCCGGCGAGCCCTGGGACGACCTGGTCGCCGCCACAGTCGAGCGCGGCTGGTCGGGCCTGGAGTGCCTCTCCGGCATCCCCGGCTCGGCCGGCGCCACCCCGATCCAGAACGTCGGCGCGTACGGCCAGGAGGTCGCCGAGACGATCGTGGCCGTGGAGGCGTACGACCGGACCGGGGGAGCCGTGGTCCGGATCGCGGCGGCGGACTGCGGGTTCGCCTACCGGGGCAGCATCTTCAAGTACAGCGACCGCTGGGTGGTGCTCTCGGTCGACTTCCGGCTCACCCGCTCCCCGCTCTCCGGCCCGGTCCGCTACGCCGAACTGGCCCGCGCGCTCGGCGTCGAGGTGGGCGACCGGGTGCCGCTCGCCGACGCCCGGGCCACCGTGCGGCGGCTGCGCGCCGGCAAGGGCATGGTGCTCGACGCGCAGGACCCGGACACGTGGTCGGTGGGCTCCTTCTTCACCAACCCGGTGCTGGAACGGGAGGCGTACGAACTGGTCCGCGAGCGCGCCGCCGACCTGGGTGAACCGCCGAACTGGCCGTGCCCGGGCGACACGGTCAAGGTGAGCGCCGCCTGGCTGATCGACAAGGCCGGCTTCGGCAAGGGCTACACCGGTCCCGAGGGCGTCGCCATCTCCACCAAGCACACGCTGGCCCTGACCAACCACACCGGCACCGCAAGCACGGCAGCCCTGGTAGCCCTGGCCCGCGAGATCCGCGACGGCGTGAACACCCGCTTCGGCGTAACCCTCCACCCCGAACCCGTCCTGATCAACTGCACCATCTGA
- a CDS encoding SAM-dependent methyltransferase, protein MVRPLGVVTRGTTNPNRLRRVDNWIAATCGDALRAAADPLVVDLGYGATPVTAVELRARLAAAVRADVRVVGLEIDPVRVAAAQPAADPPGLTFARGGFELAGLRPALVRAFNVLRQYDEGEVADAWRTVTGRLAPGGLLVEGTCDELGRLGAWVLLDASGPRTLTLAAKLTTLASPAQLAERLPKALIHRNVPGEPVHDLIQALESAWQSTAGYAPFGPRDRWTRTVAAVKAAGWPVLDRPTRWRRGEVTLPWPTIAPT, encoded by the coding sequence ATGGTCCGGCCGCTCGGGGTGGTAACCCGGGGCACGACGAATCCGAACCGGCTCCGGCGGGTGGACAACTGGATCGCCGCGACCTGCGGTGACGCCCTGCGTGCCGCCGCCGACCCGCTCGTGGTCGACCTGGGCTACGGGGCCACCCCGGTCACCGCCGTCGAGCTCCGCGCCCGGCTGGCCGCCGCCGTCCGCGCCGACGTGCGGGTGGTCGGGCTGGAGATCGATCCGGTACGCGTGGCCGCCGCCCAGCCGGCCGCCGACCCGCCCGGGCTCACCTTCGCCCGCGGCGGTTTCGAGCTGGCCGGGCTGCGCCCCGCCCTGGTCCGCGCGTTCAACGTGCTGCGCCAGTACGACGAGGGCGAGGTGGCCGACGCCTGGCGTACGGTCACCGGGCGGCTCGCGCCGGGCGGGCTGCTGGTCGAGGGAACGTGCGACGAGCTGGGGCGGCTCGGCGCCTGGGTGCTGCTCGACGCCAGCGGCCCGCGCACGCTGACCCTGGCCGCGAAGCTCACCACCCTGGCCAGCCCGGCCCAGCTCGCCGAGCGGCTACCCAAGGCGCTCATCCACCGCAACGTCCCCGGCGAGCCGGTCCACGACCTGATCCAGGCCCTGGAGAGCGCCTGGCAGTCCACCGCCGGCTACGCCCCCTTCGGCCCCCGCGACCGCTGGACGAGAACGGTGGCCGCGGTAAAGGCGGCAGGCTGGCCGGTCCTGGACCGCCCCACCCGCTGGCGCCGAGGCGAGGTGACCCTCCCCTGGCCGACGATCGCCCCCACCTGA
- a CDS encoding SDR family NAD(P)-dependent oxidoreductase has protein sequence MTSVAIVTGASSGIGAATARRLAAEGFHVLAAARRTDRLAGLVAEIEAAGGAATAVECDVTSDESVAGLAAAAAAAPGPVTLLVNNAGGARGLDPVESADVGDWQWMYDVNVLGTLRVTKALLPALESSGAGTVVIVGSTAGHVVYEGGGGYTAAKHAQTAIAGTLRLELCGRPVRVIEIDPGMVKTEEFGLVRFGGDADRAAAVYAGVAEPLVAEDVADCVAWCATRPHHVNIDQLVVRPLAQAAQHKVHRV, from the coding sequence ATGACCTCAGTCGCGATCGTCACCGGGGCGTCCAGCGGGATCGGCGCGGCCACCGCCCGCCGCCTGGCCGCCGAGGGTTTCCACGTGCTCGCCGCCGCGCGGCGTACCGACCGGCTGGCCGGCCTGGTCGCGGAGATCGAGGCGGCCGGCGGCGCGGCCACCGCGGTGGAGTGCGACGTGACCTCCGACGAGTCCGTCGCCGGCCTGGCCGCCGCTGCCGCCGCCGCGCCCGGCCCGGTCACCCTGCTCGTGAACAACGCGGGCGGTGCGCGCGGCCTGGACCCGGTGGAGTCCGCCGACGTGGGCGACTGGCAGTGGATGTACGACGTCAACGTGCTCGGCACGCTCCGCGTCACCAAGGCGCTGCTGCCCGCCCTGGAGTCCTCCGGCGCGGGCACCGTCGTGATCGTCGGCTCCACCGCCGGGCACGTCGTCTACGAGGGCGGCGGCGGCTACACGGCGGCCAAGCACGCGCAGACCGCGATCGCCGGCACGCTCCGGCTGGAGCTGTGCGGCCGGCCGGTGCGGGTGATCGAGATCGACCCGGGCATGGTGAAGACCGAGGAGTTCGGCCTGGTCCGGTTCGGTGGCGACGCCGACCGGGCCGCCGCGGTCTACGCCGGGGTGGCCGAGCCGCTCGTCGCCGAGGACGTGGCCGACTGCGTCGCCTGGTGCGCCACCCGACCGCACCACGTCAACATCGACCAGCTCGTGGTCCGCCCACTGGCCCAGGCCGCCCAGCACAAGGTGCACCGGGTCTAG
- the mshA gene encoding D-inositol-3-phosphate glycosyltransferase yields the protein MAELHTGVGRQRGALPWPRPRRIATLSVHTSPLHQPGTGDAGGMNVYILEVARRLAEAGVEVEIFTRATSGDLPPVVETAPGVSVRHVTAGPLEGLTKEELPGQLCAFTAGVLRAEAARPPGHYDLIHSHYWLSGQVGWLAKERWGVPLVHTAHTLAKVKNARLAAGDRPEPKARVIGEEQVVAESDRLVANTRVEARDLIDRYDAEPARVAVVEPGVDLDRFRPAPGDRDAAVLAARRRLGLPTSGYVVAFVGRIQPLKAPDVLIRAVAALRQREPALADEVTVVICGGPSGSGLDRPTALIELAGSLGVADRVRFLPPQTGDDLPALYHAADLVAVPSHNESFGLVALEAQACGTPVLAAAVGGLVTAVRDGVSGVLIDGHDPVDWARALARLLPERLRRAALGRGAERHARAFSWHRTASGLLAVYGEAIADHRARLARRLGDPALTCSW from the coding sequence GTGGCGGAGTTGCACACCGGTGTCGGTCGTCAGCGAGGTGCCCTGCCGTGGCCCCGGCCGCGCCGGATCGCCACCCTCTCCGTCCACACCTCGCCGCTGCACCAGCCCGGCACGGGCGACGCCGGCGGCATGAACGTCTACATCCTGGAGGTCGCCCGGCGGCTCGCCGAGGCCGGCGTCGAGGTGGAGATCTTCACCCGGGCCACGTCCGGTGACCTGCCCCCGGTCGTCGAGACGGCGCCCGGGGTGAGCGTCCGGCACGTCACCGCCGGCCCCCTGGAGGGGCTGACCAAGGAGGAGTTGCCCGGCCAGCTCTGCGCCTTCACGGCCGGGGTGCTCCGCGCCGAGGCCGCCCGCCCGCCGGGCCACTACGACCTCATCCACTCGCACTACTGGCTCTCCGGGCAGGTGGGCTGGCTGGCCAAGGAGCGCTGGGGCGTGCCGCTGGTGCACACCGCGCACACCCTCGCGAAGGTCAAGAACGCCCGGCTCGCCGCCGGGGACCGGCCCGAGCCCAAGGCACGCGTCATCGGCGAGGAGCAGGTGGTCGCCGAGTCCGACCGGCTGGTCGCCAACACCCGCGTCGAGGCCCGCGACCTCATCGACAGGTACGACGCCGAGCCAGCCCGGGTGGCCGTGGTCGAGCCCGGCGTGGACCTGGACCGGTTCCGCCCGGCACCCGGCGACCGGGACGCGGCTGTCCTGGCGGCCCGCCGCCGCCTCGGCCTGCCGACCAGCGGTTACGTGGTGGCCTTCGTGGGCCGGATCCAGCCGCTCAAGGCCCCGGACGTGCTGATCCGGGCGGTCGCCGCGCTGCGCCAGCGGGAGCCCGCGCTCGCCGACGAGGTGACCGTGGTGATCTGCGGCGGCCCGAGCGGCAGCGGGCTGGACCGCCCCACTGCCCTCATCGAGCTGGCCGGTTCCCTCGGCGTCGCCGACCGGGTCCGGTTCCTCCCGCCGCAGACCGGCGACGACCTGCCCGCCCTCTACCACGCGGCCGACCTGGTCGCGGTGCCCTCGCACAACGAGTCGTTCGGACTGGTCGCGCTGGAGGCCCAGGCGTGCGGCACGCCGGTGCTGGCCGCCGCCGTGGGCGGGCTGGTCACCGCGGTCCGGGACGGGGTCAGCGGGGTGCTCATCGACGGCCACGACCCGGTCGACTGGGCCCGTGCGCTGGCCCGCCTGCTGCCCGAGCGGCTGCGCCGGGCCGCCCTGGGCCGGGGCGCCGAGCGGCACGCCCGCGCCTTCTCCTGGCACCGCACCGCGTCCGGCCTGCTCGCCGTCTACGGCGAGGCGATCGCCGACCACCGTGCCCGCCTGGCCCGCCGGCTCGGTGACCCCGCGCTCACCTGCTCCTGGTGA
- a CDS encoding YbjN domain-containing protein, whose translation MSRRSEVAALIEAVCAERELEWESTGETSYAVTLPGTHKLKTICNLIVGEHALRVEAFVMRQPDERREELWAWLLQRNARMYGVSFSIDAVGDIYLTGRVNLAGVDSDELDRLLGSVLTYADESFDSMLEIGFGTAIRREWEWRVKRGESTANLAAFAHLFEPSTAAGSAAGGSDPS comes from the coding sequence ATGAGCCGCAGGAGTGAGGTCGCCGCGCTGATCGAGGCCGTCTGCGCCGAGCGCGAGCTGGAGTGGGAGTCCACCGGCGAGACGTCGTACGCGGTGACCCTGCCGGGGACGCACAAGCTCAAGACGATCTGCAACCTCATCGTGGGCGAGCACGCGCTCCGGGTCGAGGCGTTCGTGATGCGCCAGCCGGACGAGCGCCGCGAGGAGCTGTGGGCCTGGCTGCTCCAGCGCAACGCCCGGATGTACGGGGTGTCCTTCTCCATCGACGCCGTCGGCGACATCTATCTGACCGGGCGGGTCAACCTGGCCGGGGTGGACTCCGACGAGCTGGACCGCCTCCTCGGGTCCGTGCTCACGTACGCCGACGAGTCCTTCGACAGCATGCTGGAGATCGGCTTCGGCACCGCCATCCGCCGCGAGTGGGAGTGGCGGGTCAAGCGGGGTGAGTCGACGGCCAACCTGGCCGCGTTCGCCCACCTCTTCGAGCCCTCGACCGCGGCCGGGTCGGCCGCCGGAGGTTCGGACCCGTCCTGA
- a CDS encoding MFS transporter, whose amino-acid sequence MRGLRRWWDDTAGGLPATFWYLWSGLLINRAGAFAMLFLSLYLTAARGASASLAGLVVGAYGAGGAAGTLLGGVLADRWGRRSTLLAAHLGAAGLMVGLAFSRHLAVIAVLAALVGMVHSMPSPAFVAAIVDVVPEARRSRAFNLQFWAFNLGMAVASLLAGVLAEASFLALFLVDAAATLAAAVVIALKVPETLTRRPAVTPRAVAGRRPGLHTALTDRTFLAFVGLTFLLAVLTMQTSTIMPLAMRADGLRPSAYGLVVALGGALIVVGQLFVPRLIEPYRKSTVLAVSTGLMALGFGALTVADGLPLYLGAAVVWTVGQMLAAPPNAQINADLAPPELRARYQSVFYLTFPAASFVAPALGGLSLQHLGEGHWLVVGALGLVAAAGHLLAGPPRERRVAALRVAAERGETVSAGR is encoded by the coding sequence GTGCGCGGCCTGCGGCGCTGGTGGGACGACACGGCCGGCGGGCTCCCCGCCACCTTCTGGTACCTCTGGTCCGGCCTGCTGATCAACCGTGCCGGCGCCTTCGCCATGCTCTTCCTGTCGCTCTACCTGACCGCCGCGCGGGGCGCCTCGGCGTCGCTGGCCGGCCTGGTGGTCGGGGCGTACGGGGCCGGCGGCGCGGCCGGCACGCTGCTCGGCGGGGTGCTGGCCGACCGGTGGGGCCGCCGGTCCACCCTGCTCGCCGCCCACCTGGGCGCGGCCGGGCTGATGGTGGGGCTGGCGTTCAGCCGGCACCTGGCGGTGATCGCCGTGCTGGCCGCGCTGGTCGGGATGGTGCACTCGATGCCCAGCCCGGCGTTCGTGGCCGCCATCGTGGACGTGGTGCCCGAGGCACGCCGCTCCCGCGCGTTCAACCTCCAGTTCTGGGCGTTCAACCTCGGCATGGCCGTGGCCTCGCTGCTGGCCGGTGTGCTCGCCGAGGCGAGCTTCCTGGCGCTGTTCCTGGTCGACGCCGCCGCGACGCTGGCGGCGGCCGTGGTCATCGCGCTGAAGGTCCCGGAGACCCTGACCCGCCGCCCGGCGGTCACCCCACGAGCGGTGGCGGGCCGGCGGCCCGGGCTGCACACGGCACTGACCGACCGCACCTTCCTGGCCTTCGTGGGGCTGACCTTCCTGCTGGCCGTGCTCACCATGCAGACCTCGACGATCATGCCGCTGGCGATGCGGGCCGACGGCCTGCGCCCCTCGGCGTACGGGCTGGTGGTGGCGCTCGGCGGCGCGCTCATCGTGGTCGGGCAGCTCTTCGTGCCCCGGCTCATCGAGCCGTACCGGAAGTCGACAGTGCTGGCGGTCTCCACCGGGCTCATGGCGCTCGGCTTCGGGGCGCTGACCGTCGCCGACGGTCTGCCGCTCTACCTGGGCGCCGCCGTGGTGTGGACGGTCGGGCAGATGCTCGCGGCGCCGCCGAACGCGCAGATCAACGCGGACCTCGCCCCGCCCGAGCTGCGCGCCCGCTACCAGTCGGTGTTCTACCTGACCTTCCCGGCAGCCTCCTTCGTGGCGCCGGCGCTGGGCGGGCTGAGCCTCCAGCATCTCGGCGAAGGGCACTGGCTCGTGGTGGGCGCCCTGGGCCTGGTCGCGGCGGCCGGTCACCTGCTGGCGGGGCCGCCGCGGGAACGGCGGGTCGCCGCGCTGCGGGTGGCCGCGGAACGGGGCGAGACGGTGTCGGCGGGGCGCTGA
- a CDS encoding MDR family MFS transporter, whose protein sequence is MRTVQGWFRDTTGGLPRTFWYLWTGTLINRLGSFVLVFLAIYLTQERDFSASQAGLVIGLWGVGGAVGTTIGGTLTDRWGRRPTLLTAHLGAATMMVALGLARPLWAVALGALLLGTFAEAARPAFGAMMVDVVPEKDRLRAFSLNYWAINLGFACAAVLAGVAAQAGYLLLFLVDAATTLITALIIFTRVGETRSAHAGPVSKGAAAPAGALRTILTDRVFLGFVALNLFGALVFLQHISMLPIAMGDSGLSPATYGSVIALNGVLIVVGQLFVPKLIKGRSRSHVLALAALVTGVGFGLTALADTAWLYGLTVLIWTVGEMLNSPSNATLIAELSPAALRGRYQGAFSLSWQLAGATAPVLGGLVREHAGNTALWLGCAVIGAVMAVAHLISGPARERRAARLRTAGTPVTPVTVARTPVPEAAEAAATAPAEPVRAGS, encoded by the coding sequence ATGCGGACGGTGCAGGGCTGGTTCCGGGACACCACAGGCGGGCTACCGAGGACCTTCTGGTACCTCTGGACCGGCACCCTGATCAACCGGCTCGGCTCGTTCGTCCTGGTCTTCCTGGCCATCTACCTCACCCAGGAACGCGACTTCTCGGCCTCACAGGCCGGCCTGGTCATCGGCCTCTGGGGCGTCGGCGGCGCGGTCGGCACCACGATCGGCGGCACCCTGACCGACCGGTGGGGACGCCGGCCCACCCTGCTCACCGCGCATCTCGGCGCCGCCACCATGATGGTCGCGCTCGGCCTGGCCCGGCCGCTCTGGGCGGTGGCGCTGGGCGCGCTGCTGCTCGGCACGTTCGCCGAGGCGGCCCGCCCGGCGTTCGGCGCCATGATGGTCGACGTGGTGCCGGAGAAGGACCGGCTGCGCGCCTTCTCGCTGAACTACTGGGCGATCAACCTGGGCTTCGCCTGCGCCGCCGTGCTGGCCGGCGTCGCCGCCCAGGCCGGCTACCTGCTGCTCTTCCTGGTCGACGCGGCGACCACGCTGATCACCGCGCTGATCATCTTCACCCGCGTCGGCGAGACCCGGTCGGCGCACGCCGGACCGGTGAGCAAGGGCGCCGCGGCCCCCGCGGGCGCCCTGCGGACCATCCTCACCGACCGGGTCTTCCTGGGCTTCGTGGCGCTCAACCTGTTCGGCGCGCTGGTCTTCCTCCAGCACATCTCGATGCTGCCGATCGCCATGGGCGACTCCGGGCTGAGCCCGGCCACCTACGGCTCGGTGATCGCGCTCAACGGGGTGCTCATCGTGGTCGGCCAACTCTTCGTGCCCAAGCTGATCAAGGGCCGGAGCCGCTCGCACGTGCTGGCGCTCGCCGCGCTGGTGACGGGCGTCGGCTTCGGGCTGACCGCGCTCGCCGACACCGCCTGGCTCTACGGCCTGACCGTGCTGATCTGGACGGTCGGCGAGATGCTCAACTCGCCGTCCAACGCCACCCTCATCGCCGAGCTCTCCCCCGCCGCGCTGCGCGGTCGCTACCAGGGGGCGTTCTCACTCTCCTGGCAGCTCGCCGGTGCGACCGCCCCGGTCCTCGGCGGCCTGGTCCGGGAGCACGCCGGCAACACGGCGCTCTGGCTCGGCTGCGCCGTCATCGGCGCCGTGATGGCGGTGGCCCACCTGATCTCCGGCCCGGCCCGGGAGCGGCGCGCGGCCCGGCTCCGCACCGCGGGCACCCCGGTCACGCCGGTCACCGTGGCCCGGACCCCGGTGCCGGAGGCGGCCGAGGCCGCGGCCACCGCACCCGCCGAGCCGGTCCGCGCCGGCTCCTGA